The genomic region ACTGCAGGTATATAAACTGTAAAACATAGATCTGTTGTTAAAGTTTATTACAAGCCTGTTCCGTAGTTATTTTCAGTTGCATTCATTTCTATACTTGCACTCTTTTTATAACTTTGAGTGGCAGAGTTCAAATGGCAGGAAAAGATACCGGAGAAATGGTAGGTGCAGCTTGCCTAGGTATAATTGCAATTATATGATGTTAACCAGTCAATCTCTAAGCAAAATTACTTACTTGAAGAACTATAATTTGTATTGTCCCTGTGTCAAATCTTGGGGTAAAGATTGAAAGACCAGGGTTGCAATTATACACAGTGCATGATATAGGGGCTGTAGTTGGTTCGTGCGGGCCATAGCGAACTCTTAAAGGCGCTACAGCTGCACAAAGCGATAAACTGCTGTATAGCATAATGTGCTATTTAAAGCACTATTTGGTACCAACAAATAGAACTATGTCGGTGAGGGTATAACATAAATAGTGCCTCTTCTTGTCTCTTTTATTTTGGTCAATTAATTGTCGAGTTCGTAAGTTAAATTAAATTCTGCCACATGCCAAATGATATGACTTTATAATCATATCACTATAAATAAAAATATGTGGTACAAATCTGGAGTATTATTAATGTTCATGTGCATGGTTCAGAGAAAGTATATTAATCAATCTAAGAAGATAGGCGACTCTTTTATTAAAATTCAGTAATATACTCATGAGTGATCTGACCTCCTTAGATTCCGCTTGAGATGTTTTGGTTCCATAACAACAGTGAAAAAGTGTCATTCTTGTATTGTTTAAGATCTTTACTTGTGTACTGTTACATCAAATCTGGTCTTTCCTTATTGAACTACAGGAAAAAGTATGtttgaaaaaagaaaataagaGTGGTCTTCCTCTCCAGAGGAACCATAGGAAATCTTATAATTTTGTTAGTTGTTACTGTATGATCCATGTTGGATTATTCTTCACACTAGTGCAGTAGTGCTATAGATTTGCTAAATACGAGATACTTGGGATCTTTTTAGGAGACAGCGGCAACCCTGTTAGCTGCATCACTTGCTTCAAGAATGTCTGAACCTGCGAATACTGCTTCGACAACTATGCCTGGTGAAGATGGTTCATCTACTTCAGAAAATCATTCCAATTCATCAGGTCAATCCTCAGAGTCTTCTGCAGTCCGTGGGTTTGCTAATTCTACTGCTTTGGTAGCACAACCACCTAGTAGCACAAGCCATGCTGTAAGTTTGTCTGTCCATAGTCTGCTACCTTTCAGTTGAATGAAGTTTTGTTCGGTATAGTGCATGAGAAAGAGAAGGGATAACTCACTGCTTGCATATGCACCAGGAACTTCTCAAGACAAGTAAAATCCCAAAATCAGATTCAGCTCCATGCAACATAACCGCTGAGGAAAAGCTAGATTCAGCATGTCAGGCTCTGTTGCCAGATTTTCCAGCAAGCTCAAATGTGGACAGTTCCACAGATCCAAATCAGACAGGCAGTACACCTTCGCCAAAAAGGAAGAATATGGTGGATGGGAATAGCACTAAAGTTCCCTCCAAGCCAGCTTCTAGCATACCAACTAGGAGTACTCCACAGTTGCCTGTGGAACAAGATAAGGCAACTACTAGCAGAGCTATTGAAGTGACCACAGATTCTGCAAAGACAGATGATATTCAGCTGGCCATTCGTATGCCTGATGGACCTAGTCTGCAGATTAAACTGACAAAAGAAGATGTTTTAAGGAAGGTGAAGACTTTTGTGGATGAAAACCAAGATAGTGGGATTGGATCATATAATCTTGCAATGCTTTATCCTAGAAAAGTGTTCACGGAACAAGGTACTGAATCTTCACCCTGCACCTATGGACATATTTAGAATATAAAGCTTTGTTTTATCCTGCATCTTGACCAGAGACCAATCCCATTCAGTTCTCTACTTCAAGGGACTTAACTCACAGTCTTCAGTTTTTGCATGGACGAGGGCTTGTTCTTTGTTATTAGTCGTTAATTAGCTGCAAATGAGCAATAACTTGCCTCCTGGATTGAAATCTATGATAAGCTTCTTTATAATAAAAAAGTGTGCTTGCATGTTGCACAAACCTGCTTCCTACTACCAGTGGGGGAAATTATTTGTTGCGTGTCATTGCATTTTCTTTGAAATGATGATAAATAATGTGTATCATTGATAGCTGTGTATAAATACCCAGCAAAGAGAGTAAATAAACTAGGGCAGAGAGAAGCTAGCATTAAATTCATAAGGCACAGTTCATAATAAGAAGAAAAATTGAAATGCTCGCATGCTTTATAAATGGTACAGAGTTAGCAAGACTTAAGACTAGTTAATTTTATGAGGAATATAGCATGTAAAATATATGCGGTAATAGATTTTTGTAGATAGATTTTTGTACCATCAGGTATTCTTCCCCTCTGCCTCTACTCTTCACCATTACTTATCCTAACCATTCCTTCCGATCTGTGAAGGAAGGTGCAAATCTTCCTTTGCTAAGACCAAAGCAGCGACTTGCAGCGCAATTTTTGATGTGGCTTGGACGATTTTGCCCCTCCAGTTATAAGCCCACACGCAATCTTCTCACCAGTTGGCAGTTGCCATATCTTCGTTGTCTTTGCTTCATATCTGTGCATGCAAATGGCCTCACAGAAATCCACGTGATATCTGGTATCCACTCCATGCATGCAACCTTTTGATATATCTTACAATCAGCGGGGCAATGCAAATAGGTTACatttatagacaaaaatatacTGTTTTCATCTTCATGACTACACAAATACAAACACAATTTATGAAAAAATAATTCTAAATTATATAACCAATGCATCATGACTAATTTGCAATACTGGTACGCCAGAATAAAAGAAGAAATCACTAACCTAACTAATTTCATCTAAATCATGAAATTGCTGCTGCCTGATGTAGACCTGTAACACGTATGATACAAATCAATGAAGCAGAGACTGACTGTAGGATTTTCGTGAGCATCGCTGCGGTCGCCCGACGGGGACGGAACATAACTGCTTCGGCCGTTGCCGTCGATCAGGATCGGTTATGCAGTGCCGTCTGCGCCCAGCCCTTCTCCTATAACTACCGTAGAGACAGGCACGCAGCGAGGGTTGTGTGTCGCGTCGGCGCCGAAACAATGGATAGACGATGAGGATTCCCTAGACTAAACAGGCCGTTTTGACCAACTAGTAATGGGCCTGTAGCTGGGCGTGTGGGCTTCAAGCCTCGAGCACATCNNNNNNNNNNNNNNNNNNNNNNNNNNNNNNNNNNNNNNNNNNNNNNNNNNNNNNNNNNNNNNNNNNNNNNNNNNNNNNNNNNNNNNNNNNNNNNNNNNNNNNNNNNNNNNNNNNNNNNNNNNNNNNNNNNNNNNNNNNNNNNNNNNNNNNNNNNNNNNNNNNNNNNNNNNNNNNNNNNNNNNNNNNNNNNNNNNNNNNNNNNNNNNNNNNNNNNNNNNNNNNNNNNNNNNNNNNNNNNNNNNNNNNNNNNNNNNNNNNNNNNNNNNNNNNNNNNNNNNNNNNNNNNNNNNNNNNNNNNNTAATCAAATTAATCTACGACCTACCTACCTACTACTCAGTATGACACAAGCAGACTTCTCTCTCCTCACTGCTGGGGATTTCTGGGTCTGCCATTGAGAAAAGGAAAGAGGAAGAACCTCGCTGTGGAAGAGAAAAGGAGAAGGCGAAGGGATAGGGGAGGCAAGGAGTTACTGTGGaatgaaaaggaaagaaaaaggagaCGTCCTAGTCGAAGGGGTATGCAGGTGGATGAGTTGGTGTGGACCGTTGGAGGGGTAAAATTAGGAAACAGATGGAAGAATTGAGGTTGAGCCTTGTTTTACAGAAATTACACGAAAAAAAAATCATGTCTTGCTTATAGGAACAGAGTGATTCTTGGTGAGAATATACTATTAGTATTTGCATGTGAAATATCTAAATATTTTGTGTACCATTTTGAAGATCTACGCGAGTGTCTTTTTGGCTTAAAATATACACCAAAGGTTGGCTTGAAGTTTTGCTTCACCAGGACTTTCCTGATGAATTACCAGGACTTGCACTATATAGGCATAGTGttaatccatttatttgcttaacGTTTGGTTGCACACGGCCACACATTCTAATGCACCATCTACTTGGTATGAGTGATAGTATGGACTATGAAGTAAGGCTTTCATTTGGTCCATAAGCTGGTCAACGTATGCTTGAACTCTGTCTTGCTATTAGTTCAGATAAGTAATCTTTTCATATAGACTTCAAAATAAAATCCTGCATGTGAATCCCGCTCTGCTGGTTAACTTTAACTTCCTGGGCATTTGACTGTAATGATGTAAACTTGAATAAGGTGTTTCGGGTATGGTCCCATTGTGTTTTACTTGTGTGCTGAGATTGCATCACTTTTTTTTTCAAACATCCATGTTGTGATTTTATACAAGACTTTCTATTTGGAAGCTCATTACTTCATTATACTAACTTTGGATCATACTGTTGAATTGTTGGATCTAACTGATCATCAAATTTTTGTTCAGATCTGGAAACCACATTGTATGAGCTGGGTATTGAAACCCGCCAGGCCCTTGTTGTCGTTCCGAATCGTCAATCTGTTAAAGTGGTAAGGCACCAATCGTCATTGCCATCCAGTGATCTGGATCGCACTGGGGCTACAGACAGGTCGGGTGGTTGGGGTTTTCTGGGGGCAGCGTTATCATACGTGAATCCATTGTCCTACTTGAGAGGAAATCCCACCCCATCAAATCCTGATCGACTGGGAAATGAAGGCTCGCAGCAGTACAGTATGTTTTCTTATCTAGATTCTTCTGCTGATATTTCCTTGTTGGTCTGTTATTTGGATTGATCGTGATTGCAGAgtagtatttttgaaaaaaaatcccacTTCTGACTAGTGAAATTATGATTACTTCTCTGGCAGGACCGAACTCTGAATCCCAACCTCTTCGTAGTGATGGAAGTCAACAAACAGCTACTCATAGCTCTGGAAATACCTTGAGAAGGCGGCCCCGACAGTTCGGTGGCAACATTCACACTCTAAGCAGTGAAGAACAAGATCCATCTGATAATAGAAATGTCTTCTGGAATGGGAATTCTACAGAGTTTGGAGGTGATGAAAAGAAATAGGGGATGACCGGACTGCATCGAAGTTAGATGATACTTGAACCATTTAATGGGGAAATAAATATGTTGGGAACGAACTGAGGTGTTAAACTACAGTGCTTATACATATGTTTGGAACAAATTGAGGTGTTAAATTACAGTGCTTATACATAACAAGTAATATGGCACGTGCAACCCTAGAATTTACTTTGTTCACCCCAGGAATGACCTTTGTTATTTCCGTACGAGCATATATAATTTGATGTAGTATCTCGTGCTTGGGTGTACAACCTTTGTGAGCTTTTACTAATTATTTCTTTGTAGTCTATTATGGCTGTAAATTTTTCATATATTTAGGCCTCCTTCGGTTCAAAAAAATAGTGGAGCAAACACAGGAAAAATAGAGGAGATTTTTCTTTGGTTTCAGTTTCAGAGAGAAAATGCAGGAATATTTTACAATTCACTTGGACCTCTTTTAATTTCCTCCGCATGAAGAATGAGATTGAGATCCTTAGTGGCATAATAACATGCTAATTATACCTTTCCATGTGGAGTATTCCTgtataaaattcctatgtttttccatCCTTTGTTTTACACATGCATTCCAATCCAATTTCTGCTGAttcttgttttttttcctttcctttcctgCGTTTTTAGAATCTTCTGAATCAAAAGAGGCTTTTAGCTCTTGTTACAATTTATGTGTTTCTCCTGTAGTCTGTAAAACACTTGGGATACTAATTCTACCCTAAAAGGCTAACTGTCTATGATGATTGTAGAACAATATGATGGTACATCTTATATACTTTTGGTCTGAACAATTGATGGTTGTAGAAGTTTTTGGTTCTCAGGTGATGAGACAAAGGGCGGGGACCAGACGATGCAAATAATTCATTGCAGGTGGCGGCGTGGTTATCTAAGCAAAGTTCACTCCACATGGGAAAAGATCGCCAAGATTGCCTTATATTTGTGCACGCCTAACTGCTTTGGCTTTCTCCACCTCTCTTCTCTGGAAACATCCCACCCTATCTTGAGAAATGCGCGGCTGCACATGGTGGCCCTTGTTGTgtcaagttttttttttttgaggaatgtTGTGTCAAGGTTATTGATGGTGGAGCAGGCTTCAAGATTCGGGACACGATGCCTGATGAGAATGCAACATTTTTTTTTGATTGACGTATCCAGGGTATACTTTTTTAAAACAAAGACGCTAGAAAcatccggctttaaattaataaagccattTGGCAGCAGTCATACAAGGTTTTAAGAAAACAAAAAGACAATAAGCAGTTTCGCACGACCATCAACACACACAAGGTTCAGAAGCATGCATGCTTAAATATTACATCCATGGTACTCAGGCCACACGAGGCTTCGCCAAACAAAAGGCCTTCCCAAAGCATCTCATCCGTGCGTCGGTTCTTGTCTTGCCATTGTCTGGGTCGTTTTGATACGTGTCATGGCCTCCATCATGCGCTCAGCATCGCGCTCCTTCCCTGGCGGTATCAACTTCTGTAAGAATATGTGGCATTTGAAGATCACATCAGCGGGATGGTTAGGAAATTTCTTTTCAATTGTAATTTTGTTACGAGTCGTCCAAAGAGCCCACAATAACGCACCTACGCATTGCCAAGCTATTCCAGCGCCGGACCCATTTTGTGTTTTGAGCAAAGTGAGCAAGTCATCTCCCGATGCAGGGTTCCAATCCGTGTGGAATGCACCCCTAACCGCACTCCACGCGAACTTGGCTATGTGGCATCTAAAAAACATATGATTAACATCTTCTGCTAGGCCACAAACCGTGCAAGACCCATCCGGGGTATACTTACTATTACTTAGGTGGACCAACACCCTAAATTGGTAGCCTACTATACATATTCGGGGTCTGGGCATCACTTCCACCAGACCTATGAATCTATGCCTAATTGCTCGAAAAAAATCTATGCCTAATGACCAAATGGATTTAGCACATCGTTTGAGGGGACGACGGCCTCTGGCTTGACTGGATACGAGCTAAATACTTGAGGGGCCAATCCTTGTCGTGATGCTTCACCGCCAGAGGCTCCCAGTTCTGGCAGACGGTCCAATATCTCAAACCGATCTTCCGCATGGGGCGGTTGTCGCGGTTAATAGAGGTACAAACACTTTATTTTGGTTGGATTGTTGGTCTGGGTATGAACCCCTCAGCGTGCGGTCCCCTTTATTATTTGCCATCTATGAGCACCCATCGATCTGGGTGGCGATGGCCGTGGAGGATCAAGGACGAAACCTCACTTTCCATAGGTTCCTTGGCCCACTCGAGGCCGCGGAGTGGCTTGCGTTGTCCTCCTTGGTGGCTAGCCACTGGTACAACGACGTggtaaacaaacagtttttaacccctttccacgacaacatttggaaccgtcgccaagtgagtgtgtgcgatagggtgtccttcccacacgacctagaaatcgtcggagataggccctcctgggacccaggctggggccgtgtgcgatctggcgaggcatcgaaacccaatcatttccgtaggtatgtacatcccacacggtaatccgagaaaataatttccgtaggtatgtacatcccacacggtgaatcccagaaaaacatttccgtaggtatgtatatcacacgcGGTCAATCCAAGGAATTCGTttatgttcttatgtacatcctacacagtcaatccagggaaaacgtttccgttcgtatgtatatcacacacagttctttgtgtggaaacgtttgtgcaaggtggcctaacgcaaacagttcgctgccggaagccgtgtgtgattgttagttgatcgaacacgcctattttctagaaaccgtgcaggttgtttgagttcatcgcccacggtgctgttgagtaaccgtctgcaatagaaaaccccaataagcagggtaattagcctattattgataatccatgtactaatcaaactgatatttcttataagacacgctagatatttcatatccatataaaagcaaccaggatttcataatcgaattacatcagatagcttcggcactcagttacgctattacacaacagcaccaaccaccaagtttcacatgcagtatcaaaaacctttggaaagtagcatcatacacgacaaatagacagatgaatctcatatgggaaactgcagaagcggaaggcaattattgagcctttagtgatgttgaatgtccttgcaactttaggccagtggctatgtataattgcccgcccaaccttcgtcctcttcagcaagacttcaatattgcatcgtgggtgttgaatgaatccCTTCCTTGcttcttgaccatgcaggtggtttgagaggtaatcattggtgaactgctttgaaaagtactgaaaacaaagctatgcataaatcgctgttgtaaattttgaaatggcgcaaggggtaaaaacaaggtaaaagagttggtaccatcctatagttgactgatgtcttcttcattgcgcaaacaaagatcttgctgttattcatcgcaagtttcttcatcccaacaatctttctgagtttcttaacttgactgatattcatggaatTCTCATTTTCTCATATGCAAAATggatcgaacagtgggtctaagcctctgacagcaggacctaatgtgcaagaccaaattgtaagaaacctaaatattagaatgattcttgcaactgcacaataatgtgctattagccaaaggaccctgcttgaacaaacctcgatggtaaaccacagtgtctcccattgtttccctgcaacacacataaggaagatcttgatcaggttaactgagagttgccatactatcagtagaatatgtattgagtacaaccaaattcgattggtgtcacatgcataacaatacaaaattgtacccacaacaaatgaaaatcaaattgcagaactgaaccaaacagttaaatggacatcaGACCAAATGAActaaaatagttaactgagcacgacattgcagaatagaaacatgtactcaaagataagatagttaacaaaacaaagaatgcttgagaacaatactacaaaatgtagcaattgttggaccaaagtgttaactgaacattacatttcagaggaccaaactgttaactgaacatcagattgcatattaacattacagaggacaaatcactagaagacactggcggtggcctcaagaaaacatcacgaactgtattttaaagtagacaaccgcgtggcggtgtcgacggtggcctcaaagacgaggtgctcctccaagatctggcggtcaacACGCATgacagccatagcgacctcgttcgcgcgtgcgaccgcatgctactcagctccacattatactgcatgtaaaatggctgtgggcggcgcttaattggaggagggggcagtgatttcggtggaaggtgtcgctccatcggttggggcatgtgggacgggaaagcaGGAGGATGgagtgggtggggtgtggattacctgaccatatcgacgaggccgcacagcaagaagaagggtcggcggcgaggaggcggcgttgcaagaagaagggtcgccgacgaggaggtggcgctgcaagaagaagggtagctggcgaggaggcggagctgcaagaagaagggtcgccggcgaggaggctgagctgccagtaagcagcagtgaaggtttgaacttggaaagcaaggaggaacagtggaaatgtggcttttggtagaaGGGAGGGGGCGGAGAGATAGATATTTCTGTGGTGGCCAAAAACTTTCGCTCGGCGCCATGAGAAACTGGCATGCAAGTGTGTTCAAGCGAGGGCaatggactgtagacgacgaagcttcctgcataagccagacaagacggtgcgccaagatattttatatcgcatcccacacgattctttctattaaactgtttgtggtatacctaatttttttattatgttttgaaagacaaaatggtgttacggagggaaaggatggtgtttgaattgctagaacatttacgtacaatgaacatgcaactagtacatgagtgtcgtgtttaaatttggaattggcatttttatgcattaattgagtttctgggcatttaatgtgcataattcaaatttgaactacaagcacatgctccaatgcatcaaagtttgctgaaaaataacatatgtgtctttgggtgaatttataggtcccatacaagaaacggaaataaaattcaaacatctgggtgtcgtggctcggccggaatgattgtgaaactttgttttttaattcctgtaaatctaaaacatggctgaaaatcatgaaacccagcatgacatggcaccaacatgctgcagtaatttttttggcccaattgggacaagctttggtgtaagtttcttgcaaatcggagcttccctcaagaaggctcttggttctgagagggaacatgtcacctccgtgtgcgaaacgacatacgtacactgccttctcccaccttcaTTTTTGTACattggcagattagaccaaatagaagtatcatgctaaattttgaattattccatgttcgtttggcctttttatacattaattgagtttctgaacatttaatgtgcataattcaaatttgaactacaagcacatgctccagtgcaccaaagttgtttgaaaaatcacatgtgtgtcattgtgtgaatttctaggtcccatgcaagagatgggagtgaaattcaaacatctgggcgtcgtggctcggccgaaaagattgataaacttggttttttaattcctgtaaatccaaaacacgcgtgaaaatcatgaaacttggcatgctgtcatgacaGGGCACCAACATGCTATAGTAATTTTTTGGCAGAATTGGgaaaagctttggtgtaagcttttttgcaaaccggagattccctcaagaaggctcgtggttctgagagggaacgtgtcacctccgtgtgcgaaacgacatacgtacactgccttctcctgccttaatttttttacactggcagattagaccaagtacaagcatcgtgctaaattttggaattattatgggttcgtttgtccttttttatacattaattgagtttctacgcatttaatatgcataattcaaatttgaactacaagcacaggctccaatgcaccaaagttgtttgaaaaatcacatgtgtgtccttgggtgaatttctaggtcccatgcaagagatgggagtgaaattcaaatagccgggcgtcgtggctcggccagaaagattgagaaacttggttttttaattcctgtaaatccaaaacacgcctgaaaatcatgaaacttggcatggtgtcatgacatggcaccaacatgctgcggtaaatttttttgccgaatttggacaagctttggtgtaagcttcttgcaaaccgaagcttccctcaagaaggcgtgGTTCCAAGAggaaacgtgtcacctccgtgtgcgaaacaacatacgtacactgccttctctggccttaatttttttacatagacATATTAAACCAAATAGaaataccgtgctaaattttggaattatttcggatttgtttggccttttttatacattaattgagtttctgcgcatttaatgtgcataattcgaatttgaactacaagcacatgctccaatgcaccaaatatgttaaaatcacatgtgtgtccttgggtgaatttctaggtccaatgcaagagatgggagtgaaattcaaacatccgggcgcCGTGGCTCGTCCGGaaagattaagaaacttggttttttaattcctgtaaatccaaaacacgcctgaaaatcatgaaacttggcatggtgccatgacatggcaccaacatgctgcggtatttttttggccggattgggacaagctttggtgtaagtttcttgcaaaccggagcttccctcaagaaggctcatggttccgagagggaacgtgtcacctccgtgtgcgaaacgacatacatacactaccttctcctgccttaattttttttacaccggcatatattagaccaaatagaagtaccatgctaaattttgaaattattccgggttcgtttggcctttttatgcattaattgagtttctgcgcatttaatgtgcataatttaaatttgaactacaagcacaggctccagtgcatcaaagttgtttgaaaatcacatgtgtgtccttggatgaatttctaggttccatgcaagagatGTGAGTGAATTTCAAACATCTGGGAGTCGCGGCTCGGCCGGAAAGttgagaaatttggttttttaattcctgtaaatccaaaacacgcctgcaaatcatgaaacttggcatggtgtcatgacatggcaccaacatgctgcggtaatttttttggccgaattgggacaagctttggtgtaagcttcttgcaaaccagagcttccctcaagaaggctcgtggttccgagagggaacatgtcacctccatgtgcaaaacgacatatgtacactgcctgctgccaccttaatttttttacacagacagattagaccaaataaaagtaccgtgctaaattttagaattattccggattcgtttggtcttttttatacattaattgagtttctgcgtatttaatgtgcataattcaattttgaactacaagcacatgctcaaatgcatcaaagttgtttgaaaagtcacatgtgtgtccttgggtgaatttctaggtcccatgcaagagatgggagtgaaattcaaacaactggacatcatggctcggccggaaagattgagaaacttggttttttaattcctgtaaatccaaaacacgcatgaaaatcataaaacttggcatggtgtcatgacatggcaccaacatgttgtggtaatttttctgtccgatttgcgaaggcgcacacattaacagtcaacaaagtcattttggaacaagtgttgtcacgttacaaatcagaaacacaaaTATTATTGAAACCTTGGGCGTTCTACtcaccaattacgtgcggccatgcgtccccttttttattggctaggaggtgccgtgcgggatAGCTGTTTGAGTACAGGGAGGCatgtgatcagacccctgcgcgtgctcatcgggaggagagcgcTTTGACCGCTACcagccgcgcacctccctcccaacgtctccattaatggcacccgagcacctgttctacgacgtggctatatgtctcactagactgagatttaagagagaaaaatgaaaatctgaaaataaagttttgcaccgatcttgatgtaagatccgacgcacctatatagcatcgactgtgacttatagcaagcatgatgaatataaagacgatgatagtggataataattgtcttacatatttagaaacataattaaaaaaagccacatgtaGCAATGTCAGAAATACACaggggcaaaagaagaaggaagacaacgatctggctcgctgatctctactttcttgatgcgttgctgcaggccgcgggaactagtctccgtggcgagcggcgacgagctctttcttgtcctatagatgctgcttgagagcatccacggattcctccaccagccttctacgctcgatacgcagcatggcattctcgtccataagtttctcgacgatgacgccggtcctcttcaacaaggc from Triticum aestivum cultivar Chinese Spring chromosome 4A, IWGSC CS RefSeq v2.1, whole genome shotgun sequence harbors:
- the LOC123086886 gene encoding plant UBX domain-containing protein 11 isoform X1, translating into MNQGQPEPGPVPALDDLIGFVVLGQRNSLILSHSFIPSRSLPSPERLVSVGCPPSPVQEAACSSATPPPHSPIHPPPFPGFRTGSAFPLYRVDRWSSPTDLSNTVCLYFLMDITINSLTYKGSIPDAINQSRREKKLFVIYISGQDETSSSLEQSTLVDEHVAAVISRCCIFLQLKQGNVDALQFSAIYPQKSVPSISVVGLNGAMLWNHEGYISPEELKESIDKAWAALQLQETAATLLAASLASRMSEPANTASTTMPGEDGSSTSENHSNSSGQSSESSAVRGFANSTALVAQPPSSTSHAELLKTSKIPKSDSAPCNITAEEKLDSACQALLPDFPASSNVDSSTDPNQTGSTPSPKRKNMVDGNSTKVPSKPASSIPTRSTPQLPVEQDKATTSRAIEVTTDSAKTDDIQLAIRMPDGPSLQIKLTKEDVLRKVKTFVDENQDSGIGSYNLAMLYPRKVFTEQDLETTLYELGIETRQALVVVPNRQSVKVVRHQSSLPSSDLDRTGATDRSGGWGFLGAALSYVNPLSYLRGNPTPSNPDRLGNEGSQQYRPNSESQPLRSDGSQQTATHSSGNTLRRRPRQFGGNIHTLSSEEQDPSDNRNVFWNGNSTEFGGDEKK
- the LOC123086886 gene encoding plant UBX domain-containing protein 11 isoform X2 translates to MDITINSLTYKGSIPDAINQSRREKKLFVIYISGQDETSSSLEQSTLVDEHVAAVISRCCIFLQLKQGNVDALQFSAIYPQKSVPSISVVGLNGAMLWNHEGYISPEELKESIDKAWAALQLQETAATLLAASLASRMSEPANTASTTMPGEDGSSTSENHSNSSGQSSESSAVRGFANSTALVAQPPSSTSHAELLKTSKIPKSDSAPCNITAEEKLDSACQALLPDFPASSNVDSSTDPNQTGSTPSPKRKNMVDGNSTKVPSKPASSIPTRSTPQLPVEQDKATTSRAIEVTTDSAKTDDIQLAIRMPDGPSLQIKLTKEDVLRKVKTFVDENQDSGIGSYNLAMLYPRKVFTEQDLETTLYELGIETRQALVVVPNRQSVKVVRHQSSLPSSDLDRTGATDRSGGWGFLGAALSYVNPLSYLRGNPTPSNPDRLGNEGSQQYRPNSESQPLRSDGSQQTATHSSGNTLRRRPRQFGGNIHTLSSEEQDPSDNRNVFWNGNSTEFGGDEKK